One Megamonas hypermegale genomic window carries:
- the moaA gene encoding GTP 3',8-cyclase MoaA, which translates to MQDCFNRNIEYLRVSLTAKCNLCCVYCMPENGCVVTKETLTLDEFWRLIKLICKTGIKKIRLTGGEPLLYPKLLDLIRRIKTSTQIEEIALTTNGILLENKIEMLKQAGLDSINLSLDCLDKDLFFKITRGGNINSVLAGIDKACTSGIKLKINSVILKDINETEIIPLVNFAQKNNILLRFIELMPINAAQNYQGVDEVIILDKLTQFFGKAELILENNSPAHYYNFADLKVPVGFISAMSHKFCAKCNRIRLTSVGFLKPCLHDNRGLDLKSLLKKGTSDEELMQKIKKTIYTKPQCHHLNDVSFAQKETQSMSLIGG; encoded by the coding sequence ATGCAGGATTGTTTTAATCGTAATATAGAATATTTAAGAGTATCTCTTACAGCAAAATGTAATTTGTGTTGTGTGTATTGCATGCCTGAAAATGGTTGTGTAGTTACAAAAGAAACATTGACGTTAGATGAATTTTGGCGTTTAATAAAATTAATCTGTAAGACAGGTATAAAAAAGATAAGATTGACAGGCGGTGAGCCATTACTTTATCCAAAATTGCTTGATTTAATAAGAAGAATAAAAACCTCAACGCAGATTGAAGAAATTGCATTGACGACAAATGGCATTTTATTAGAAAATAAAATAGAAATGCTGAAACAAGCTGGTCTTGATAGTATTAATTTAAGCTTAGATTGCTTAGATAAGGATTTGTTTTTTAAGATAACACGTGGTGGAAATATCAATTCAGTATTAGCAGGAATAGATAAAGCTTGTACTAGTGGTATAAAATTAAAGATAAACAGTGTTATTTTAAAAGATATCAATGAAACAGAAATAATTCCTTTAGTGAATTTTGCACAAAAAAATAATATTTTATTGCGTTTTATTGAACTCATGCCAATAAATGCGGCACAAAATTATCAGGGTGTAGATGAAGTTATTATTTTGGATAAATTGACACAGTTTTTTGGCAAAGCTGAATTGATTTTAGAAAATAATTCACCGGCTCATTATTATAATTTTGCTGATTTAAAAGTACCCGTTGGATTTATTTCAGCTATGTCACATAAATTTTGTGCGAAATGCAATAGAATACGTTTGACATCAGTTGGCTTTTTAAAGCCATGTTTGCATGATAATAGGGGATTGGATTTAAAATCTTTGTTAAAAAAAGGCACTTCTGATGAAGAGCTTATGCAAAAAATAAAAAAGACAATATATACTAAACCACAATGTCATCATTTAAATGATGTATCATTTGCACAAAAAGAAACACAATCGATGTCGCTCATAGGTGGATAA